DNA sequence from the Lysinibacillus sp. OF-1 genome:
AGCCCAAAATAGTTCCTGATAAGGGAGGAAGTAGGCAGGAATTGCTGTACGTACCTCTTTCATTTCTAACACTAAATCCTCGACTCCTGACGCACCTTTTTCGTCTTCCACTAAAATATAGTAACGTTTTAAACCGATAGAAGCTGTACCAGAGCCATACTTATAAGCTATGTCCCTAATTTTATATGTAGATAGTGCGTTTGAAATGGCGCTGTATTCTTCACTAGTAACAGGTTGAATTTCTTCATTCCATAAGAAGGCACGCTGACCATCCTCATTTACATACGAAATATCCTGTAAAAAATGAGATCGCTGGCGTTTATCAAGCTTTTTCAATAATCTCTTTGCTGGTCCCTTTGTATTGTCCTTTGTGAACATCAAGGTTAAAGGATTATCCTGCTTACGCTGGAATCGTTTTAGCTGATCTATGTAGCTACGGAGAAAATACTGAATAGCCGTTTCCTGAGTTGTCTTATGTAAGCCTTGTTCTTCTAAATAGAGCGCAATACTGACGCTCATGCGAATAATATCGTATAAATAAGAGCCGACATAGCCCTCATCGAAATCATTAACATCAAAAACAATCTCGCCTGCCTCATTTTGAAAAGCACCGAAGTTATCCATATGCATATCACCTTGAATCCAAGTTGGTTTTCTATCAGGAGTATGGAAGATTGAGGCGGATTTTGTCATATCAAAATAAAATAGATAGGCACTTCCACGGAAAAAGCGAAATGGGCTTTCAAGCATTTTACGGTATTTTTCCAAGCGCTGTCCCTCTGTTAAACTCATTCGTTGAACATCAAATTCTTCAAAGATTGTTTCTAATTGTTCTTGTCTTAAAAAAGTTCTAGTATGTTTAACTTGTTCCAATAAAGCATGCTCCATACAATAATCCCCTTTGTTAAATCAAAATTTACCTGTATATACGAAAAATAATTGAATAGGTTTCGAAGAAATTTAGCAAATGTTCTCGATAAAAATGGTTATACATCTAAGGGTATTTCATAACATGTTCGATAACCTATTTTCATACTATAAGACATGCTTAATCACGGAGGGGGGTTATATGTATTTCTTTACAAAAGGTCTTGTCATTATAGTAGGAAGTATTTCATTGTCGTTAGGAATTAATTTATTTTTAACGCCATATGAAATTTTAGATGGGGGAGTAGTAGGGTTAGCGCTTATATTACATTATCTATATAAGCTCAAAATCGGTTTAATGATCATTATTATTAGTATTCCTATTTTTATTATTGCTTGGTTTAAATATAGAGCCTATTTTTACAATAGTATACATGGCTTAATAGCATCTTCCGTAATTATTGATTTGTTAAAGCCTGTGCGAAATCTTGTCCAAATGGATGCGCTTTACAGTGCAATTTTGGGAGGTATACTTGTTGGCTTCGGCATTGGTCTGATGCTGCGTTTTCAGACAAGCACAGGGGGGACAGACTTAATCGCTCAATTTATCTGTGACAAGACAGGTATTAATGTTGGAATATTAATATTTTTTATTGACTCCATTGTTATTGTTATAGGAGGCTTCCTACTATCCACATCGACCTTCCTATTATCCATTATTACCGTATTGGTAGTAGGCATTACGACAAGCGTTATTACTAGTCGAAGTCGAGTATCAGGAACGTAAAAATAGTCCCAGTATAAAACTGAAACTATTTTGGCGTCTGATTATCAAGTGTTTTCATTAGCTTCTTTTTAGGATGTGCTGGTTTGATCTCTGCAATGAGTATAGCTAGTAAAATAAGTACTGCACCTACGACCATGCGACTTGTTAAGATTTCATGCAAAAAGATGACGGATAACACCATACCGAAAAAGGATTCAGTCGATAGGATAATCGCAGCTTTAGTAGCAGTTGTATATTGATTGGCTACATTTTGGAAGAGGTAAGCAATTGTCGTAGAAAAAATACCTAGGTAAATAATCGAATAGATTGCTTCTTTTTCGAGTGATGTCGGGATATCCCCTTGGCTAATGACGACTAGAACACCTATAAAGGATGCCGTCAGAAATTGAATAATGGTAAGAGCAATGGCATCTTCTTTTTGAACAAAAAGATTAGTATAAAAGATATCAAAGGCAAAAGCAACGGCACATGCTAGAGAAAGTGCATCCCCAACATTCATTGTTAATGAGCCTTGTAGTGATAAAAAGCCGATTCCTGCAATCGCAATTAGAGAACCAATGATTTCATAGCCGTCAATGCGGCGTTTATAAACCGCATAGGCTATTAAAGGAACAATAATAACATTCACTGCGGTTAAAAAGGCATTTTTAGACGGTGTTGTATATTGGAGTCCAACGGTTTGAAGGGCGAATGCTATA
Encoded proteins:
- a CDS encoding DUF2252 domain-containing protein — protein: MEHALLEQVKHTRTFLRQEQLETIFEEFDVQRMSLTEGQRLEKYRKMLESPFRFFRGSAYLFYFDMTKSASIFHTPDRKPTWIQGDMHMDNFGAFQNEAGEIVFDVNDFDEGYVGSYLYDIIRMSVSIALYLEEQGLHKTTQETAIQYFLRSYIDQLKRFQRKQDNPLTLMFTKDNTKGPAKRLLKKLDKRQRSHFLQDISYVNEDGQRAFLWNEEIQPVTSEEYSAISNALSTYKIRDIAYKYGSGTASIGLKRYYILVEDEKGASGVEDLVLEMKEVRTAIPAYFLPYQELFWAHYEHQGARVVGTQKAMHHLEDPHLAFITMNGQEFYIRERSPYKKKIKPKNYKDVEDYFTTTSLMGKIAAKIHARADIDYSHVFTYHSEEEILKAIGKERDVFIEHTILQAMSYKEIVYTDFSLFKDWVETKFN
- a CDS encoding DMT family transporter, which translates into the protein MKTYIADGMLLITAIVWGSGFVITAIALEYLTAYQVMAGRFLLASIILLVLFGSRLKKASKSVIWKGALLGTILYIAFALQTVGLQYTTPSKNAFLTAVNVIIVPLIAYAVYKRRIDGYEIIGSLIAIAGIGFLSLQGSLTMNVGDALSLACAVAFAFDIFYTNLFVQKEDAIALTIIQFLTASFIGVLVVISQGDIPTSLEKEAIYSIIYLGIFSTTIAYLFQNVANQYTTATKAAIILSTESFFGMVLSVIFLHEILTSRMVVGAVLILLAILIAEIKPAHPKKKLMKTLDNQTPK
- a CDS encoding YitT family protein, giving the protein MYFFTKGLVIIVGSISLSLGINLFLTPYEILDGGVVGLALILHYLYKLKIGLMIIIISIPIFIIAWFKYRAYFYNSIHGLIASSVIIDLLKPVRNLVQMDALYSAILGGILVGFGIGLMLRFQTSTGGTDLIAQFICDKTGINVGILIFFIDSIVIVIGGFLLSTSTFLLSIITVLVVGITTSVITSRSRVSGT